One part of the Sphingopyxis sp. PAMC25046 genome encodes these proteins:
- the rplE gene encoding 50S ribosomal protein L5 codes for MADNYTPRMRKRYDDVIVKAMTEKFGYKNAMEVPKIEKITLNMGVGEATQDKKKVEAAAAEMELIAGQKPVVTKAKKSIAQFKLREGMPIGCKVTLRRERMYEFLDRLITIAMPRIRDFRGVSATSFDGRGNYAMGLKEQIIFPEINYDRIDQVRGMDVIVTTTARTDEEARELLKLFGFPFPIEAQEKEAA; via the coding sequence ATGGCTGACAATTACACCCCGCGCATGCGCAAGCGCTATGACGATGTGATCGTCAAGGCGATGACCGAGAAGTTCGGTTACAAGAACGCGATGGAAGTGCCGAAGATCGAAAAGATCACGCTCAACATGGGCGTCGGCGAAGCCACGCAGGACAAGAAGAAGGTCGAAGCGGCCGCTGCCGAGATGGAACTCATCGCCGGCCAGAAGCCCGTCGTGACCAAGGCGAAGAAGTCGATCGCCCAGTTCAAGCTGCGCGAAGGCATGCCGATCGGCTGCAAGGTCACCCTGCGCCGCGAACGTATGTATGAATTCCTCGATCGCCTGATCACGATCGCGATGCCGCGCATCCGCGACTTCCGCGGCGTGTCGGCGACCAGCTTCGACGGCCGTGGCAACTATGCCATGGGCCTGAAAGAGCAGATCATCTTCCCCGAGATCAACTATGACCGCATCGACCAGGTGCGCGGCATGGACGTGATCGTCACCACCACCGCCCGGACGGACGAAGAAGCCCGCGAACTGCTCAAGCTGTTCGGCTTCCCCTTCCCGATCGAAGCGCAGGAAAAGGAAGCCGCCTGA
- the secY gene encoding preprotein translocase subunit SecY, giving the protein MASRADQLASNLNFSKFGQATELKNRIWFTIGALIVFRFLSFVPLPGVDPVALSNLYSQAASGGVLDIFNTFSGGSLERMSIIALGVMPYITASIVVQLAAALSPSLAALKKEGESGRKKLNQYTRYGTVALTAIQGYFIAVGLETLGASQGIAAVVDPGMMFRVGAVISIVGGTLFLMWLGEQITSRGIGNGVSLIIMAGILAQLPRSFAQMFTQVREGSMGGGTIIAVIGGAIVIIAFISFMERAQRRVLVQYPKRATQRGVMQADRSHLPLKVNTAGVIPPIFASSLLLMPLTVTQMMGQNVQGDTATGDFLITLNQYLAHGQPLYMALYAAGIIFFCFFYVAVVFNPEETADNLKKQNGFIPGIRPGKNTATYLDFVLTRITVLGAAYLAAICLIPEYFIAGSGLPFQLGGTSLLIIVNVTIDTISQIQSHMLAHQYGDLIKKAKLKGGVARR; this is encoded by the coding sequence ATGGCCTCTCGCGCCGACCAGCTTGCATCCAACCTCAATTTCTCGAAGTTCGGTCAGGCGACCGAACTCAAGAACCGCATCTGGTTCACGATCGGCGCGCTGATCGTCTTCCGTTTCCTGTCGTTCGTGCCGCTTCCGGGCGTCGATCCGGTCGCGCTGTCGAACCTCTATTCGCAGGCGGCCTCGGGCGGCGTCCTCGATATCTTCAACACCTTCTCGGGCGGCAGCCTCGAGCGCATGAGCATCATCGCGCTCGGCGTCATGCCCTATATCACCGCATCGATCGTCGTGCAGCTGGCGGCGGCCTTGTCGCCGAGTCTCGCCGCGCTCAAGAAAGAGGGCGAGAGCGGGCGCAAGAAGCTCAACCAATATACGCGCTACGGCACCGTCGCGCTGACCGCGATCCAGGGCTATTTCATCGCCGTCGGGCTTGAAACGCTCGGCGCGAGCCAGGGCATCGCCGCGGTCGTAGACCCCGGCATGATGTTCCGCGTCGGCGCGGTCATTTCGATCGTCGGCGGCACGCTCTTCCTGATGTGGCTCGGCGAGCAGATTACCAGCCGTGGCATCGGCAACGGCGTCTCGCTGATCATCATGGCGGGCATTCTCGCGCAGTTGCCGCGCAGCTTCGCGCAGATGTTCACGCAGGTCCGCGAAGGCTCGATGGGCGGCGGCACGATCATCGCCGTCATCGGCGGCGCGATCGTGATCATCGCCTTCATCAGCTTCATGGAACGCGCGCAGCGCCGCGTGCTGGTCCAGTATCCGAAGCGGGCGACGCAGCGCGGCGTGATGCAGGCCGACCGCAGCCACCTGCCCTTGAAGGTCAACACCGCCGGCGTCATCCCGCCGATCTTCGCCTCGTCGCTGCTGCTGATGCCGCTGACGGTGACGCAGATGATGGGCCAGAACGTCCAGGGCGACACCGCGACCGGCGATTTCCTGATCACGCTCAACCAGTATCTCGCGCACGGCCAGCCGCTCTATATGGCGCTCTATGCCGCGGGCATCATCTTCTTCTGCTTCTTCTACGTCGCGGTGGTCTTCAATCCTGAGGAAACCGCCGACAATCTGAAGAAGCAGAACGGTTTCATCCCCGGCATCCGCCCGGGCAAAAATACGGCGACCTATCTCGACTTCGTGCTGACTCGCATCACCGTGCTCGGTGCGGCCTATCTGGCGGCGATCTGTCTGATCCCCGAATATTTCATCGCCGGATCGGGCCTCCCCTTCCAGCTCGGCGGCACCAGCCTGCTGATCATCGTGAACGTCACGATCGATACGATCAGCCAGATCCAGAGCCACATGCTCGCGCATCAATATGGCGACCTGATCAAGAAGGCCAAATTGAAAGGCGGCGTTGCGCGGCGCTAA
- a CDS encoding DUF1737 domain-containing protein: MKLYRLLTGPDDSAFCARVEGLLNRGWQLHGSPSITSVDGRGYVAQAIVMEKAGPYPGFQPSSEIEPD, from the coding sequence GTGAAACTCTATCGCCTGTTGACCGGTCCCGACGACAGCGCCTTTTGCGCGCGGGTCGAGGGACTGCTCAACCGGGGATGGCAGCTTCACGGCAGCCCCTCGATTACCAGTGTCGATGGCCGCGGCTATGTCGCCCAGGCCATCGTGATGGAAAAGGCTGGGCCCTATCCCGGCTTTCAGCCGTCGAGTGAAATCGAACCGGACTGA
- the rpsH gene encoding 30S ribosomal protein S8, translated as MAMTDPLGDMLTRIRNGQQAKKDSVLTPASTLRVRVLDVLQREGYIRGYSEEALGAKGQHKGIRIELKYFEGQPAIRHVARVSKPGRRIYSGSKELPIVRNGLGITIVSTPRGVLSDAEAREHNVGGEVLAEVF; from the coding sequence ATGGCAATGACCGATCCCCTGGGTGATATGCTCACCCGCATCCGCAACGGCCAGCAGGCGAAGAAGGACAGCGTCCTGACTCCCGCCTCGACCCTGCGCGTCCGCGTTCTCGATGTTCTCCAGCGCGAAGGCTATATCCGCGGCTACAGCGAAGAAGCGCTGGGTGCCAAGGGCCAGCACAAGGGCATTCGCATCGAGCTTAAATATTTCGAAGGCCAGCCGGCGATCCGCCACGTGGCCCGCGTCTCGAAGCCGGGCCGTCGCATCTATTCGGGCTCGAAAGAGCTGCCGATCGTGCGCAACGGCCTTGGCATCACCATCGTGTCGACCCCGCGCGGCGTTCTCTCGGACGCCGAAGCCCGCGAGCATAATGTCGGCGGCGAAGTGCTGGCGGAGGTGTTCTGA
- the rplX gene encoding 50S ribosomal protein L24, producing MANKIKKGDTVVILSGKDKGKTGEVTQSLPKDGKVVVAGVNVITRHRKPSQTNPQGGLERKEAPLFASKVALADPKTGKPTRVCFETKDGKKVRVAVKSGETING from the coding sequence ATGGCGAACAAGATCAAGAAGGGCGACACGGTTGTCATCCTGTCCGGAAAGGACAAGGGCAAGACCGGCGAAGTGACGCAGAGCCTGCCGAAAGACGGCAAGGTCGTCGTCGCGGGCGTCAACGTCATCACGCGCCACCGCAAGCCGAGCCAGACCAACCCGCAGGGCGGTCTGGAACGCAAGGAAGCGCCGCTGTTCGCAAGCAAGGTTGCGCTCGCCGATCCCAAGACCGGCAAGCCGACGCGCGTTTGTTTTGAAACCAAGGACGGCAAGAAGGTCCGCGTGGCCGTGAAGTCCGGGGAGACGATCAATGGCTGA
- the rpmD gene encoding 50S ribosomal protein L30, with translation MADKKIKIRQIGSPIRRPKSQRAILTGLGLGKMHREVELVDTPEVRGMIRKLPHMVEVVEG, from the coding sequence ATGGCCGACAAGAAGATCAAGATCCGCCAGATCGGTTCGCCGATCCGTCGTCCCAAGAGCCAGCGTGCGATCCTGACCGGCCTCGGCCTGGGCAAGATGCACCGCGAGGTCGAACTGGTCGACACCCCGGAAGTGCGCGGCATGATCCGCAAGCTTCCACACATGGTGGAAGTCGTCGAGGGCTGA
- the rpsE gene encoding 30S ribosomal protein S5: protein MADEIQNAEGAAPEATTPTEGQAPRRGRGGGRDGGRGGRDGGRGRRDDRRPRDEDGGEELIEKLVHINRVSKTVKGGKRFGFAALVVVGDGKGRAGFGHGKAREVPEAISKATAAAKKAMIRVPLRDGRTLHHDGRGVFGAGNVTLRSAPAGTGIIAGGPMRAVFESLGVADVVTKSVGTSNPYNMIRATFEALGEQTSPKSVAQRRGKKVSDLIKRGGASDRAAEAEAAAVTE, encoded by the coding sequence ATGGCAGACGAAATTCAGAACGCCGAAGGCGCCGCCCCCGAGGCGACGACCCCGACCGAAGGCCAGGCTCCGCGCCGCGGCCGTGGCGGCGGCCGCGATGGCGGTCGTGGTGGACGTGACGGTGGCCGTGGCCGCCGCGACGATCGCCGCCCGCGCGACGAGGATGGCGGCGAAGAGCTGATTGAAAAGCTCGTCCACATCAACCGCGTTTCGAAGACCGTGAAGGGCGGCAAGCGCTTCGGTTTCGCCGCGCTCGTCGTCGTCGGCGACGGCAAGGGCCGCGCCGGTTTCGGCCATGGCAAGGCGCGCGAAGTGCCCGAAGCCATTTCGAAGGCGACCGCTGCCGCGAAGAAGGCGATGATCCGCGTTCCGCTGCGCGACGGCCGCACGCTGCACCATGACGGTCGCGGTGTGTTCGGCGCGGGCAATGTGACGCTGCGTTCGGCGCCCGCCGGTACCGGTATCATCGCCGGTGGCCCGATGCGCGCTGTGTTCGAATCGCTGGGCGTTGCCGATGTGGTGACCAAGTCGGTCGGCACCTCGAACCCCTATAACATGATCCGCGCGACCTTTGAGGCGCTCGGTGAACAGACCAGCCCGAAGTCGGTCGCGCAGCGTCGCGGCAAGAAGGTTTCGGACCTGATCAAGCGTGGCGGCGCGTCCGACCGCGCAGCCGAGGCGGAAGCCGCGGCGGTGACGGAGTAA
- the rplF gene encoding 50S ribosomal protein L6: MSRIGKKAVAIPGGVTAAIDGGQLSVKGPKGTLAMPLSDLIKYEVGEGSISVQPANDTREARAFWGMQRTLVQNLITGVTEGFTKVLEITGVGYRANAQGKNLKLQLGYSHDVDFAVPEGIEIKTPDNTTIEINGIDKQKVGQVAAEIRRWRKPEPYKGKGIKYRGEYIFRKEGKKK, from the coding sequence ATGTCGCGCATTGGTAAAAAGGCAGTAGCGATCCCCGGCGGTGTCACCGCTGCGATCGACGGCGGCCAGCTGTCGGTCAAGGGTCCGAAGGGCACGCTCGCGATGCCGCTGTCCGACCTCATCAAATATGAAGTCGGCGAAGGCAGCATCTCGGTGCAGCCCGCGAACGACACCCGCGAAGCACGCGCCTTCTGGGGCATGCAGCGCACGCTGGTCCAGAACCTGATCACGGGCGTGACCGAAGGCTTCACCAAGGTGCTCGAAATCACCGGTGTCGGCTATCGCGCCAACGCACAGGGCAAGAATCTGAAGCTGCAGCTCGGCTACAGCCACGATGTCGATTTCGCGGTGCCCGAAGGCATCGAGATCAAGACGCCGGACAATACGACGATCGAGATCAACGGCATCGACAAGCAGAAGGTCGGCCAGGTCGCGGCGGAAATCCGCCGTTGGCGCAAGCCCGAACCCTATAAGGGCAAGGGCATCAAATATCGCGGCGAGTACATCTTCCGCAAAGAAGGCAAGAAGAAGTAA
- the rpsN gene encoding 30S ribosomal protein S14, translating into MAKLSSVNKNERRKQLVKKYAGRYAKLKAIAADTSLDDGERLIARLKMAEIPRNGNPTRIRNRCELTGRPRAYYRKFRLCRIQLRDLANKGLIPGVVKSSW; encoded by the coding sequence ATGGCGAAACTGAGTTCGGTAAACAAGAACGAGCGTCGCAAGCAGCTGGTGAAGAAATATGCCGGCCGTTACGCGAAGCTGAAGGCGATTGCGGCGGACACGTCGCTCGACGATGGCGAGCGTCTGATCGCGCGCCTCAAGATGGCGGAAATCCCGCGCAACGGCAACCCGACCCGCATCCGCAACCGGTGCGAGCTGACGGGCCGCCCGCGCGCCTATTATCGCAAATTCCGGCTGTGCCGTATCCAGCTCCGCGATCTGGCCAACAAGGGCCTGATCCCCGGTGTTGTGAAGTCGAGCTGGTAA
- the rplO gene encoding 50S ribosomal protein L15, producing MTIKLNELRDNNGARKGRMRVGRGIGSGKGKTAGRGQKGQKARSGVAINGFEGGQMPLHMRIPKRGFNNIFAKDFAIVNLGQIQKLIDEKKLDAKKTVDHAALKAAGVARGGKDGVRLLAKGELTAKVNFAVAGASKGAIEAVEKAGGKVELPAAPAEAKAE from the coding sequence ATGACTATCAAGCTTAACGAACTTCGTGACAACAACGGCGCCCGCAAGGGCCGCATGCGCGTCGGACGCGGCATCGGCTCGGGCAAGGGCAAGACCGCCGGCCGCGGCCAGAAGGGCCAGAAGGCGCGCAGCGGCGTCGCGATCAACGGCTTCGAGGGCGGCCAGATGCCGCTCCACATGCGCATCCCGAAGCGCGGCTTCAACAACATCTTCGCGAAGGACTTCGCGATCGTGAATCTGGGCCAGATCCAGAAGCTGATCGACGAAAAGAAGCTCGACGCCAAGAAGACCGTCGATCACGCCGCGCTCAAGGCCGCTGGCGTCGCGCGCGGCGGCAAGGACGGCGTTCGCCTCCTCGCCAAGGGCGAACTCACCGCGAAAGTCAACTTCGCCGTTGCCGGCGCGTCGAAGGGCGCGATCGAAGCGGTCGAAAAGGCCGGCGGCAAGGTCGAGTTGCCCGCAGCTCCGGCCGAAGCCAAGGCGGAATAA
- the rplR gene encoding 50S ribosomal protein L18, with amino-acid sequence MAHLTPFQKRRQRVRTALRQRAAGRARLSVHRSGRHIYAQLIDDAAGQTLASASTLDKDVRGKTGATTAAAADVGKRLAAAAKKAGVTQVVFDRGGFLFHGRIKALADAAREGGLEF; translated from the coding sequence ATGGCACATCTTACCCCTTTCCAGAAACGCCGTCAGCGCGTTCGTACCGCCCTCCGTCAGCGCGCCGCTGGCCGTGCCCGCCTTTCGGTGCACCGTTCGGGCCGTCACATCTATGCGCAGCTCATCGATGACGCTGCCGGGCAGACGCTGGCTTCGGCCTCGACGCTCGACAAGGATGTTCGCGGCAAGACCGGCGCTACCACGGCGGCGGCTGCCGACGTCGGCAAGCGCCTCGCCGCTGCCGCCAAGAAGGCGGGCGTGACGCAGGTCGTGTTCGACCGTGGCGGCTTCCTGTTCCACGGGCGCATCAAGGCGCTGGCCGACGCGGCTCGCGAAGGCGGATTGGAGTTCTAA